The following proteins are encoded in a genomic region of Polyangiaceae bacterium:
- a CDS encoding PQQ-like beta-propeller repeat protein — protein sequence MSALHVVVRPRPENAPNAALAPLYGLFDVVVDGVNLTARIGDGEALALLGELGHAVATLAAGRKSRATLGLYADEEAWELGLERAGEQVLLTVFRNGPQPEVAVFERKVSLTAMRQGVLRALSDVAPPAKTPTGVLASLRSAKSLLERALPSGKSFGAERVPARIRIKTKDALGFAASGQFRVPQGAEADCPHVERADLHSLLTLGTFEVSAHGKTARLSGVHLFLVAERLVALADELLEAWRSARPLFRRFDVGGARLGFRRGPGESPVALSLSAADANPDSPRITFPELSAPGMVDGIARFCRSLLDTFVDKDASQGKNLRLIGLSSAVGALQERLDDALCDDSVTNPEPESYASFGARRATRGASGMWEHGGKMRFMPRWVATVPGIDLRATFLCGDRLMVGAARETACIDRQSGVVLWRLRTQRAACVVTPLGLARIHPDGRVDLLDLETGETRFTRHLLPRVPSGASGAVVHTPGLPKLLVLAEGDRQITAIDLVSGEVRWRHTARRPGAYRMRRAGKLLLAGGGDSSLFALDVSTGEVVWRIRDRMPFHADITIDSDSAFAISAAPGGPCRLHRLDPWTGRQLWSADIEERQAPGQAPLVTQEVVIVPVRDKRGTGARGFHRETGAALWEHAPGLSSPTAAWLAVDDALMINSDAGTFFCLDAATGTIRYNHVFSRSLDADQPRRLEPVLRSGALFVPQHEVHVVRPRDGEVIGSVPTDLIPDLLRVDERCDVYVAEESGHLAAFGAAPRLSVVGRR from the coding sequence ATGTCGGCCCTCCATGTCGTCGTTCGTCCTCGCCCGGAAAACGCACCCAACGCTGCCCTCGCCCCGCTCTACGGCCTGTTCGATGTCGTCGTCGATGGCGTGAACCTCACCGCTCGCATCGGCGACGGTGAAGCCCTGGCCCTGCTCGGTGAGCTGGGACATGCCGTCGCCACCCTGGCGGCCGGCCGAAAAAGCCGCGCTACCCTCGGTTTGTATGCCGATGAGGAGGCCTGGGAGCTCGGCCTCGAGCGCGCCGGGGAGCAAGTCCTGCTCACGGTGTTCCGCAACGGACCGCAGCCCGAGGTTGCGGTGTTCGAGCGCAAGGTGAGCCTCACGGCGATGCGCCAGGGCGTGCTGCGCGCGCTGAGCGATGTGGCGCCCCCGGCCAAGACGCCGACTGGCGTGCTCGCGTCCCTACGCTCCGCGAAGAGCCTGCTCGAGCGTGCGCTGCCAAGTGGCAAGAGCTTCGGCGCCGAGCGCGTGCCGGCGCGTATTCGCATCAAGACCAAGGACGCCCTGGGATTCGCCGCCTCGGGACAGTTCCGGGTGCCTCAAGGAGCGGAAGCCGACTGCCCCCACGTGGAGCGCGCGGATCTACACAGCCTGCTCACCCTGGGCACGTTCGAGGTCTCCGCCCACGGCAAGACGGCGCGCCTCAGCGGGGTGCACCTGTTCCTGGTGGCGGAGCGCTTGGTGGCACTGGCAGACGAGCTGCTCGAGGCGTGGCGCTCGGCGCGTCCACTGTTTCGGCGCTTTGACGTCGGCGGCGCGCGCCTCGGCTTCCGGCGTGGACCGGGAGAGTCTCCAGTGGCGCTCAGCTTGAGCGCCGCGGACGCGAATCCTGATTCCCCACGGATCACTTTTCCAGAGCTGTCCGCACCGGGCATGGTGGACGGCATCGCGCGCTTCTGCCGCTCGCTGCTCGACACGTTCGTTGATAAGGACGCTTCCCAGGGCAAAAACCTGCGGTTGATCGGGCTGTCTTCCGCCGTCGGCGCCCTTCAAGAGCGCCTCGACGACGCGCTGTGCGACGACAGCGTCACGAACCCGGAGCCTGAGAGCTACGCCTCCTTTGGGGCGCGGCGTGCCACTCGCGGCGCCAGTGGCATGTGGGAGCACGGCGGCAAGATGCGCTTCATGCCGCGCTGGGTCGCGACGGTGCCGGGCATCGACTTGCGCGCGACCTTCCTTTGCGGTGACCGCCTGATGGTTGGCGCCGCGCGAGAGACGGCTTGCATCGACCGCCAGAGCGGCGTGGTGCTGTGGCGCCTGCGCACCCAGCGCGCCGCCTGCGTGGTGACTCCCCTGGGCCTTGCCCGGATTCATCCAGATGGCCGCGTCGACTTGCTGGATCTCGAGACGGGTGAGACGCGCTTTACGCGCCACCTGCTGCCGCGGGTGCCAAGCGGTGCTTCGGGAGCCGTGGTGCACACACCGGGCCTGCCGAAGCTGTTGGTGTTGGCTGAAGGCGACCGGCAGATCACGGCCATCGACCTGGTGAGCGGCGAGGTGCGCTGGCGTCATACGGCGCGCCGCCCCGGCGCCTACCGCATGCGCCGCGCGGGCAAGCTGCTCTTGGCGGGCGGCGGCGACTCCAGCCTGTTCGCGCTGGATGTCTCCACCGGCGAAGTGGTGTGGCGCATCCGCGACCGCATGCCATTCCACGCGGATATTACCATCGACAGCGACTCAGCGTTTGCGATCAGCGCGGCGCCCGGTGGGCCCTGCCGCCTGCACCGTCTCGATCCGTGGACCGGTCGCCAGCTGTGGAGCGCGGATATCGAAGAGCGCCAGGCGCCCGGCCAGGCACCGCTGGTGACTCAAGAAGTGGTGATCGTGCCGGTGCGCGACAAGCGCGGCACGGGCGCCCGGGGCTTCCATCGCGAGACCGGAGCGGCGCTCTGGGAGCACGCGCCGGGACTCAGCTCACCGACTGCCGCCTGGCTCGCGGTGGACGACGCGCTGATGATCAACAGCGACGCGGGCACCTTCTTCTGCCTCGACGCGGCGACCGGCACCATCCGCTACAACCACGTGTTCTCGCGCTCCCTCGATGCGGATCAGCCGCGGCGCCTGGAGCCGGTGCTGCGCAGCGGCGCCCTGTTCGTACCGCAGCACGAGGTGCACGTGGTGCGGCCGCGCGACGGTGAGGTGATTGGTAGCGTACCCACGGACTTGATCCCGGATTTGCTCCGAGTCGATGAGCGCTGCGATGTGTACGTGGCGGAAGAGAGTGGGCACCTGGCAGCTTTCGGTGCTGCTCCCCGCTTGAGTGTGGTGGGAAGACGCTAG
- a CDS encoding SDR family oxidoreductase — translation MSDTKKVALPPLSGWALILGASSGFGAAVSRALARAGTNIIGVHLDRRATMSNVEELTAEIQELGREAWFYNVNAADPAKRAEVLDDVKRRFAERGKNEQVRVMLHSLAFGTLRPFIDENPKEQLNQKQMDMTLDVMAHSLVYWTQDVLERGLMCDEGRIFAMTSNGSRETWGGYGAVSAAKSALESHCRQLGAELAPRGITVNSLCAGVTDTPALKKIPNNDKIAEVAIRKVPTHRLTLPEDVANCIVALAQPCTYWMTANVIFIDGGEAHCG, via the coding sequence ATGAGCGACACGAAGAAGGTTGCGCTGCCCCCGCTGAGCGGTTGGGCGTTGATCCTCGGAGCTTCGAGCGGCTTTGGCGCGGCGGTGAGTCGTGCACTGGCCCGCGCCGGCACGAACATCATCGGTGTGCACCTCGATCGCCGGGCGACGATGTCCAACGTCGAGGAACTCACTGCGGAAATCCAGGAGCTCGGGCGTGAGGCGTGGTTCTACAACGTCAACGCCGCGGATCCCGCCAAGCGCGCTGAAGTGCTGGATGACGTGAAGCGCCGCTTCGCCGAACGGGGCAAGAACGAACAAGTGCGGGTGATGCTCCACTCCCTGGCGTTCGGAACGCTGCGCCCGTTCATCGACGAGAACCCCAAGGAGCAGCTGAACCAGAAGCAGATGGACATGACCCTCGACGTCATGGCCCATAGCCTCGTCTACTGGACTCAGGACGTGCTGGAGCGCGGCCTGATGTGCGACGAGGGTCGGATCTTCGCCATGACCAGCAACGGCTCGCGGGAGACCTGGGGCGGGTATGGCGCGGTGAGCGCTGCCAAGAGCGCCCTCGAGTCGCACTGTCGCCAGCTGGGCGCCGAGCTGGCTCCCCGCGGAATCACCGTGAACTCGCTGTGCGCCGGCGTCACCGATACGCCAGCGCTCAAGAAGATCCCGAACAACGACAAGATCGCCGAGGTCGCGATCCGCAAGGTGCCGACCCACCGGCTCACGCTGCCGGAAGACGTCGCCAACTGCATCGTCGCCTTGGCGCAGCCCTGCACCTACTGGATGACCGCCAACGTGATCTTCATCGACGGCGGCGAAGCCCACTGCGGTTGA